Proteins from a single region of Ensifer adhaerens:
- a CDS encoding extracellular solute-binding protein yields the protein MFKKFSLAALTIAFSATSSFAATNITWWHGMAGRNGEVINEVSKKFNEAQSACALTPVSKGTYEEALASGIAAFRSGEQPNILQVFDAGAATIINAKGAVIPAEDLIIKAGHNFDRNAFIDGVRYFYADSEGKFVGMPFNSSAPIMYINDEALKKAGVEAPKTWEEFEAVAPKLKEAGYIPLVQSQLTWQFTENFFSRNNIQFATNNNGYDAVVDTQLKVTDPNLIMMFDKLKAWKDEGYFAFYGAGWNDNQKVFEEGKAAFWIGSSGSFGGLQKTAQMPFSATFLPYWGSIKGAGTNSFIGGAALFAMSGKSDEENKCVADFFQFLTSPEIQYFYHKATGYVAITKAAYELAQKDGYYKEKPVAEVGIKQLLLPAGDWSKGYRLGFYPQIREIMEREYGRIFSGETTVKDAFDTIEKEGNELLARFAKTAG from the coding sequence ATGTTCAAGAAGTTTTCGCTCGCAGCCCTTACTATTGCTTTTTCCGCAACCTCATCGTTTGCCGCCACCAACATCACCTGGTGGCACGGCATGGCCGGCCGCAACGGCGAAGTCATCAACGAAGTTTCCAAGAAGTTCAACGAAGCCCAGAGCGCCTGCGCGCTGACCCCGGTTTCGAAGGGCACCTATGAAGAGGCGCTCGCATCCGGCATCGCCGCTTTCCGCTCGGGCGAACAGCCGAACATCCTGCAGGTGTTTGACGCCGGCGCCGCCACCATCATCAACGCCAAGGGCGCGGTCATCCCGGCCGAGGACCTGATCATCAAGGCCGGCCACAATTTCGACCGCAACGCTTTCATCGACGGCGTGCGCTATTTCTACGCCGACAGCGAAGGCAAGTTCGTCGGCATGCCGTTCAACTCGTCGGCGCCGATCATGTACATCAACGACGAGGCGCTCAAGAAGGCCGGCGTCGAAGCGCCGAAGACCTGGGAAGAGTTCGAGGCCGTTGCCCCGAAGCTGAAGGAAGCCGGCTACATCCCGCTCGTCCAGTCGCAGCTCACCTGGCAGTTCACCGAGAACTTCTTCTCGCGCAACAACATCCAGTTCGCCACCAACAACAACGGTTATGACGCCGTCGTCGACACGCAGCTGAAGGTCACCGACCCGAACCTCATCATGATGTTCGACAAGCTCAAGGCCTGGAAGGACGAAGGCTACTTCGCTTTCTACGGCGCCGGCTGGAACGACAACCAGAAGGTCTTCGAAGAAGGCAAGGCTGCGTTCTGGATCGGTTCGTCGGGCTCCTTCGGCGGCCTGCAGAAGACGGCACAGATGCCGTTCTCGGCAACCTTCCTGCCCTACTGGGGCTCGATCAAGGGCGCCGGCACCAACTCCTTCATCGGCGGCGCTGCCCTGTTTGCCATGTCCGGCAAGTCGGATGAAGAAAACAAGTGCGTTGCCGACTTCTTCCAGTTCCTGACCTCGCCTGAGATCCAGTACTTCTACCACAAGGCCACCGGCTATGTGGCGATCACCAAGGCAGCCTACGAGCTTGCCCAAAAGGACGGCTACTACAAGGAAAAGCCGGTTGCCGAAGTCGGCATCAAGCAGCTGCTGCTGCCGGCCGGTGACTGGTCGAAGGGCTACCGCCTCGGCTTCTACCCGCAGATCCGCGAAATCATGGAACGCGAATACGGCCGCATCTTCTCGGGCGAAACGACCGTCAAGGACGCCTTCGACACGATCGAGAAGGAAGGCAACGAACTTCTCGCCCGCTTCGCCAAGACAGCCGGCTGA
- the pmtA gene encoding phospholipid N-methyltransferase PmtA encodes MNLRVKVKERLGRKFDEEIRFFKGWMSNAKAVGAILPTSSITARRMASVINPASGLPVLELGPGTGVITKAILDRGLPASSLVSVEYSTDFYNQLRANFAGVNFVNGDAFDLEHTLGELKGQTFDSVVSAVPLLNFPMHRRVELIDDLLSRIPVGRPVVQISYGPLSPVVAMPDRYSIQHLDFVVRNIPPAQLWVYRRAH; translated from the coding sequence ATGAATTTGCGCGTGAAGGTGAAGGAACGGCTCGGACGGAAGTTCGATGAGGAAATTCGCTTCTTCAAGGGATGGATGAGCAATGCCAAGGCTGTCGGCGCAATCCTGCCGACCTCTTCCATAACCGCGCGCCGGATGGCGAGCGTCATCAATCCCGCTTCGGGCCTGCCGGTTCTTGAGCTGGGCCCGGGCACGGGTGTCATTACCAAGGCAATTCTGGATCGCGGTCTGCCCGCATCGAGCCTGGTCTCGGTCGAGTATTCCACCGACTTCTACAACCAGCTCAGGGCCAACTTCGCCGGCGTCAATTTCGTCAATGGTGATGCTTTCGATCTGGAACACACGCTCGGCGAACTGAAGGGTCAGACCTTCGACAGCGTCGTCTCGGCGGTGCCGCTCTTGAACTTCCCGATGCACCGGCGCGTTGAATTGATCGACGACCTGCTCTCGCGCATTCCGGTCGGCCGGCCGGTGGTGCAGATTTCGTACGGGCCGTTGTCGCCGGTCGTTGCCATGCCGGATCGCTACAGCATCCAGCATCTCGACTTCGTCGTGCGCAACATTCCCCCGGCACAACTCTGGGTCT
- a CDS encoding endonuclease/exonuclease/phosphatase family protein has protein sequence MIREIVDQLSVPSAEIRAGVAEIVRTIAAHDAAMAARPEMNSVEVGGAPSSDTPLAFPFTVAAWNLERCLFPAESAAHLVATGAPVVLLSEMDNGMARTGQRHPTAEVAAALGMQYAYGIEFIELGLGSDTEREFCEDDFNAKGFHGNALMASVPLGRPFMLRLWGERLWFTDGEQPRLGERFAIGAVIETEAGPLVAVSTHLESATTAVYRERQVKELIDALDEAFPGIPVLIGGDLNTGNHAGGDFEAEGLFAMSAARGFTRHGGPLEVMTTRPSLITRWPERAMKLDWFLARGLKIGETRIIPSLDPSGRPLSDHDLITCVVEGFE, from the coding sequence GTGATCCGTGAGATCGTAGACCAACTTTCAGTCCCGTCAGCTGAAATCCGTGCTGGGGTTGCCGAGATCGTGCGCACCATCGCAGCCCATGACGCAGCCATGGCTGCACGCCCGGAGATGAACAGCGTCGAGGTCGGCGGTGCGCCTTCGTCGGATACGCCGCTCGCCTTTCCGTTCACTGTCGCTGCCTGGAACCTGGAGCGCTGTCTGTTCCCGGCGGAAAGTGCAGCACATCTGGTCGCAACGGGCGCTCCGGTCGTCCTGCTTTCGGAGATGGACAACGGCATGGCCCGCACCGGCCAGCGCCATCCGACCGCCGAAGTGGCTGCCGCACTCGGCATGCAATACGCCTATGGCATCGAGTTCATCGAGTTGGGTCTCGGCTCTGACACCGAGCGCGAATTCTGCGAGGACGATTTCAACGCCAAGGGCTTCCACGGCAACGCGTTGATGGCCTCAGTGCCGCTTGGCCGGCCCTTCATGCTGCGCCTCTGGGGCGAGCGGCTCTGGTTCACCGACGGCGAACAGCCGCGCCTTGGCGAACGCTTCGCGATCGGCGCCGTCATCGAGACCGAGGCCGGTCCGTTGGTCGCCGTCTCCACCCATCTCGAAAGTGCGACGACCGCCGTCTATCGCGAGCGCCAGGTCAAGGAATTGATCGATGCGCTCGACGAAGCGTTCCCCGGCATCCCCGTGCTGATCGGCGGCGATCTCAACACCGGCAACCATGCCGGCGGCGACTTCGAGGCCGAGGGGCTCTTTGCCATGAGCGCTGCCCGCGGCTTTACCCGTCACGGCGGCCCGCTCGAGGTGATGACCACCCGGCCGAGCCTGATCACCCGCTGGCCGGAGCGCGCGATGAAGCTCGACTGGTTCCTTGCCCGCGGTCTGAAGATCGGCGAGACCAGGATCATTCCCTCGCTCGATCCGTCCGGTCGGCCGCTCTCGGATCACGATCTCATCACCTGTGTCGTCGAAGGCTTCGAATAG
- a CDS encoding LysR family transcriptional regulator, with amino-acid sequence MDWSDIKIFLAIARNGTLGAAARALGQSQPTMGRRLKALEEAVGHALFQRTSEGFVLTDEGSAVLAHAERMEEDALSFERELDGQSKQLEGTVRIASSEWFGTHVLTPILAKLVADHPRLTVELLTDARIYSLARREADLAFRITPFKESGIIQRKLTRLDYGLYGARGTEQPKPGSGLGFRLVTMDHAFETLPDATWLRETFPQASIGFRSNNREVQAKAVLSGAGIAVLPNLLAGQIAGLARINIDLSPPARDVWVGYHGDLKRLRRLRVVLDAVVDGL; translated from the coding sequence ATGGACTGGAGCGACATCAAGATCTTCCTGGCAATCGCGCGAAACGGCACGCTGGGTGCGGCGGCGCGTGCGCTGGGACAAAGCCAGCCGACCATGGGTCGCCGGCTGAAGGCGCTGGAGGAAGCGGTTGGCCACGCGCTGTTCCAACGCACGAGCGAAGGCTTTGTCCTGACCGACGAAGGTTCGGCGGTGCTGGCGCATGCCGAGCGCATGGAAGAGGACGCACTTTCGTTCGAGCGGGAGCTGGATGGCCAGAGCAAGCAGCTTGAAGGCACGGTGCGGATCGCCAGCTCGGAGTGGTTCGGAACCCATGTGCTGACGCCGATCCTCGCAAAGCTCGTGGCCGATCATCCGCGGCTGACGGTCGAGCTTTTGACCGACGCCCGCATCTACAGCCTTGCGCGGCGGGAGGCGGATCTGGCGTTCCGGATCACACCTTTCAAGGAGAGCGGCATCATCCAGCGCAAGCTGACCCGGCTCGACTACGGGCTCTATGGCGCGCGCGGCACCGAGCAACCAAAGCCCGGCTCAGGCCTAGGCTTCAGGCTCGTGACGATGGACCATGCATTCGAGACATTGCCCGACGCGACCTGGCTTCGCGAGACATTCCCTCAGGCGAGTATCGGCTTTCGCAGCAACAATCGCGAGGTTCAGGCGAAAGCCGTCCTCTCCGGCGCCGGCATCGCGGTGCTGCCAAACCTTTTGGCGGGGCAGATCGCCGGTCTGGCTCGTATCAACATAGACCTGTCACCGCCGGCGCGAGACGTCTGGGTGGGGTATCACGGCGACCTCAAGCGCCTGCGGCGGCTACGGGTCGTGTTGGACGCAGTGGTCGACGGGCTCTGA
- a CDS encoding YraN family protein produces the protein MASNGGDRRRLKALQRGRLAEYRAALCLLLKGYRIVAMRHRTKLGEIDIIARRGDLIACVEVKARRSAEDGVFAVTATAQRRIRAASDLWLARQPDFSRLSIRYDIVTVTPWGWPRHLPDAF, from the coding sequence ATGGCGAGTAACGGTGGCGATAGGCGACGGCTGAAGGCACTCCAGCGGGGGCGGCTGGCGGAGTATCGCGCCGCACTTTGTCTTTTGCTGAAAGGCTACCGCATCGTCGCCATGCGCCATCGCACCAAGCTCGGTGAAATCGACATCATCGCAAGGCGCGGCGATCTGATCGCCTGCGTTGAGGTCAAGGCCCGCCGCTCGGCCGAGGATGGCGTCTTCGCTGTGACGGCCACGGCGCAAAGACGCATTCGCGCGGCGAGCGATCTCTGGCTGGCCAGGCAACCGGATTTCAGCCGGCTTTCCATACGCTACGACATCGTCACAGTGACGCCCTGGGGATGGCCGCGGCATCTGCCGGATGCCTTTTGA
- a CDS encoding sn-glycerol-3-phosphate import ATP-binding protein UgpC, with product MAAITIAEVSKIYHGNVEAVKSVSIDIEDGEFIVLVGPSGCGKSTLLRMVAGLETISKGTVTIGARVINDVDPAERDIAMVFQNYALYPHMTVYDNLAYGLKNRKTPKAEIDARVAEAARMLEIEPYLSRKPRALSGGQRQRVAMGRAIVRKPAAFLFDEPLSNLDAKLRVSMRGEIKRLQKRLGTTSLYVTHDQLEAMTLADRLVVLNGGRIEQIGRPLDVYHRPASTFVASFIGSPAMNLIKGQIEGGNLQIGLYRIELGGHAPVEGPVTVGLRAEDLKLASAGEDAMLFQVDYVEELGAQRLVHGTIEGQALTIALSPETPLSGDLAVTIAVDRLHFFSPENGKRLERGTSFAGDDLSVQSPRLETAS from the coding sequence ATGGCGGCCATTACCATCGCCGAGGTCTCGAAGATCTATCACGGCAATGTCGAGGCGGTGAAATCCGTCTCGATCGACATCGAGGACGGCGAATTCATCGTGCTCGTCGGTCCCTCGGGCTGCGGCAAGTCCACCCTTCTGCGCATGGTCGCGGGGCTGGAAACGATTTCGAAGGGCACGGTCACCATCGGCGCGCGCGTCATCAACGACGTCGATCCCGCCGAGCGTGATATCGCCATGGTCTTCCAGAACTATGCGCTCTATCCGCACATGACCGTCTACGACAACCTCGCCTACGGCCTCAAAAACCGCAAGACGCCGAAGGCCGAGATCGATGCTCGTGTGGCGGAAGCCGCGCGCATGCTGGAGATTGAGCCCTATCTTTCCCGCAAACCCCGTGCGCTCTCCGGCGGCCAGCGCCAGCGCGTCGCCATGGGCCGCGCCATCGTGCGCAAGCCGGCGGCCTTCCTCTTCGACGAACCGCTCTCCAACCTCGACGCCAAGCTGCGCGTCTCCATGCGCGGCGAGATCAAGCGCCTGCAGAAGCGGCTCGGCACGACCTCGCTCTACGTCACCCACGACCAGCTCGAGGCGATGACGCTCGCCGACCGGCTGGTGGTGCTGAACGGCGGTCGCATCGAACAGATCGGCCGTCCGCTCGACGTCTATCACCGCCCGGCATCGACCTTCGTCGCGAGCTTCATCGGCTCCCCGGCCATGAATTTGATCAAGGGCCAGATCGAAGGCGGCAACCTGCAGATCGGCCTCTACAGGATCGAACTTGGCGGTCACGCCCCGGTTGAAGGTCCGGTTACAGTCGGCCTGCGCGCTGAAGATTTGAAGCTCGCGAGCGCCGGTGAGGACGCGATGCTGTTCCAGGTCGATTACGTTGAGGAGCTCGGCGCCCAGCGGCTCGTGCACGGCACCATCGAGGGGCAGGCGCTCACCATCGCGCTCTCTCCCGAAACGCCGCTTTCCGGCGATCTCGCCGTGACGATCGCGGTTGACCGTCTGCATTTCTTCTCGCCCGAGAACGGCAAGCGGCTGGAGCGCGGCACGTCCTTCGCAGGCGATGATCTGTCGGTGCAGAGCCCCCGTCTGGAGACCGCATCGTGA
- the gshB gene encoding glutathione synthase, with amino-acid sequence MAKIVNVGVQMDHVSGINIAGDSTFAMSLEAQSRGYRLFHYTPEKLSLRDGKVYASVQQMTLRDVKGDHFSLGEAERVDLSTMDVILLRQDPPFDMAYITSTHLLERLHPKTLVVNDPAWVRNSPEKIFVTEFADLMPKTLITRDPAEIASFRQEMGDIILKPLYGNGGAGVFHSTRDDRNLSSLLEMFGQMFREPFIAQEYLPAVRKGDKRILLVDGEPVGAINRVPAEHDARSNMHAGGRPEPTELTAREKEICARIAPALKARGFLFVGIDVIGDYMTEINVTSPTGIREVKKFGGADVASLLWDAIERKRA; translated from the coding sequence ATGGCGAAAATCGTCAATGTCGGGGTCCAGATGGACCATGTGTCGGGCATCAACATTGCAGGTGATTCCACCTTCGCGATGAGCCTTGAAGCACAGTCGCGCGGCTACCGCCTCTTCCACTACACGCCCGAAAAACTGTCGCTGCGCGACGGCAAGGTCTATGCAAGCGTGCAGCAGATGACGCTGCGCGACGTCAAGGGTGACCATTTCTCGCTTGGCGAAGCCGAGCGCGTCGATCTTTCGACCATGGACGTCATCCTGCTGCGCCAGGACCCGCCCTTCGACATGGCCTACATCACCTCGACCCATCTTCTGGAGCGCCTGCATCCGAAGACGCTGGTCGTCAACGATCCGGCCTGGGTGCGCAACTCGCCGGAGAAGATTTTCGTCACCGAATTTGCCGACCTGATGCCGAAGACGCTGATCACACGCGACCCCGCCGAGATTGCCAGCTTCCGCCAGGAGATGGGCGACATCATCCTGAAACCGCTCTACGGCAATGGCGGCGCTGGTGTGTTCCATTCGACCCGTGACGACCGCAACCTGTCATCGCTGCTCGAGATGTTCGGCCAGATGTTCCGCGAGCCCTTCATCGCCCAGGAATACCTGCCGGCGGTGCGCAAGGGCGACAAGCGCATCCTGCTCGTCGACGGCGAGCCGGTCGGCGCCATCAACCGAGTTCCGGCCGAACACGACGCCCGCTCCAACATGCATGCCGGCGGCCGCCCCGAGCCGACGGAGCTGACGGCGCGCGAAAAGGAAATCTGCGCCCGCATTGCGCCTGCGCTCAAAGCCCGCGGCTTCCTTTTCGTCGGCATCGACGTCATCGGCGACTACATGACGGAGATCAACGTCACGTCTCCGACCGGTATCCGCGAAGTGAAGAAGTTCGGCGGTGCGGACGTCGCAAGTCTTCTCTGGGATGCGATCGAGCGCAAGCGCGCCTGA
- the ugpE gene encoding sn-glycerol-3-phosphate ABC transporter permease UgpE — MYRTKIFDHVILLFGVFIMVAPVVVAFMTSTHEAADIHRNGLSLSWGGHFVETYKTVLTRQGGFTGKITGFNMMLNSMILGLGFAVGKIVLSMLAAYALVYFRFPLATFFFWVIFTTLLLPLEVRILPSYEVMNTLKLTNTYTGLIVPLLASATGTFYFRQFFKSVPDELLEAARIDGAGPFKFFIDVLVPLSRTMMAAIFIIMFVYGWNQYLWPTLMTTDEGFFTLVRGIKQILLVWVGSNIPDYNEAFALAILAMLPPVMIVVIFQRWFIKGLTESDK; from the coding sequence ATGTATCGCACCAAGATTTTCGACCACGTCATCCTGCTCTTCGGCGTCTTCATCATGGTGGCGCCAGTTGTCGTCGCCTTCATGACCTCGACGCATGAGGCAGCCGACATTCACCGCAACGGCCTCAGCCTCAGCTGGGGCGGCCATTTCGTCGAGACGTACAAGACGGTGCTGACGCGTCAGGGCGGATTCACCGGCAAGATCACCGGCTTCAACATGATGCTGAATTCGATGATCCTCGGCTTGGGCTTTGCCGTCGGCAAGATCGTGCTGTCGATGCTGGCCGCCTATGCGCTGGTCTATTTCCGTTTTCCGCTCGCCACCTTCTTCTTCTGGGTGATCTTCACGACGCTGCTTCTGCCGCTCGAAGTGCGCATCCTTCCCTCCTACGAGGTGATGAACACGCTGAAGCTGACGAACACCTATACCGGCCTGATCGTGCCTCTGCTGGCCTCGGCCACCGGCACCTTCTACTTCCGCCAGTTCTTCAAGTCGGTGCCGGACGAACTCTTGGAGGCGGCACGCATCGATGGTGCGGGGCCGTTCAAGTTCTTCATCGATGTGCTGGTGCCGCTGTCGCGCACCATGATGGCTGCGATCTTCATCATCATGTTCGTCTACGGCTGGAACCAGTATCTCTGGCCTACCTTGATGACGACCGACGAGGGCTTCTTCACGCTGGTGCGCGGCATCAAGCAGATTCTGCTCGTCTGGGTCGGCTCGAACATCCCTGACTATAACGAGGCCTTTGCGCTGGCGATCCTCGCCATGCTGCCGCCGGTGATGATCGTCGTGATCTTCCAGCGCTGGTTCATCAAGGGTCTGACGGAAAGCGACAAGTAA
- the rsmI gene encoding 16S rRNA (cytidine(1402)-2'-O)-methyltransferase, with product MEKQKTSEPSGGQRERSYRLHNVSVPARPLDAALYLVATPIGNLGDITLRALETLAGADVLACEDTRVTRVLLDRYGIVNRPYAYHEHNADEAGPRLLAALAEGRSVALVSDAGTPLVSDPGYRLGQLAIEAGYRVVPIPGASAPLAALVGSGLPNDAFLFAGFLPTKDKAKRDRLREFATVPATIMFFESPHRIAATVAAAAEVLGEGRRAAVCRELTKTFEEFRRGTLGELAAHYEEAGAVKGEIVLVIGPPDAAPEPEAADVDALLTRLVADMPAGKAATEAARQTGLPRKELYDRLLQLKERHGE from the coding sequence GTGGAAAAGCAGAAGACATCGGAACCATCAGGCGGGCAGAGAGAACGCAGCTATCGCCTGCACAATGTCAGCGTTCCAGCTCGCCCGCTCGATGCCGCGCTGTATCTGGTGGCGACCCCGATCGGCAATCTCGGCGATATCACCCTGCGCGCGCTGGAGACGCTGGCCGGCGCCGATGTTCTCGCGTGCGAAGACACACGGGTCACGCGCGTGCTGCTCGACCGCTATGGCATTGTGAACCGGCCCTACGCCTACCACGAGCACAATGCCGACGAGGCCGGACCCCGGCTGCTGGCAGCACTCGCGGAAGGGCGATCGGTGGCGCTCGTCTCCGACGCCGGCACGCCGCTGGTTTCCGACCCGGGATATCGGCTGGGGCAGCTTGCGATCGAGGCCGGGTATCGCGTCGTGCCGATCCCGGGCGCATCGGCGCCGCTTGCGGCTCTCGTCGGCTCCGGCCTGCCGAATGATGCCTTCCTCTTTGCCGGTTTCCTGCCGACCAAGGACAAGGCGAAACGCGATCGCCTCAGGGAGTTCGCGACCGTGCCGGCGACGATCATGTTCTTTGAATCGCCGCACCGCATCGCCGCGACCGTGGCCGCCGCGGCCGAGGTGCTGGGCGAGGGGAGGAGGGCCGCCGTCTGCCGCGAGCTCACCAAGACCTTCGAGGAGTTCCGCCGTGGCACGCTCGGCGAGCTTGCCGCCCACTATGAAGAGGCAGGCGCGGTCAAAGGCGAGATCGTGCTTGTCATCGGACCGCCAGATGCGGCGCCGGAGCCGGAGGCCGCCGATGTCGACGCGCTGTTGACAAGGCTCGTTGCCGACATGCCGGCAGGCAAAGCGGCAACCGAAGCCGCCCGCCAGACGGGCTTGCCGCGCAAGGAGCTCTACGATCGGCTGCTGCAGCTGAAGGAGCGCCATGGCGAGTAA
- the dnaN gene encoding DNA polymerase III subunit beta produces the protein MRITLERSNLLKSLNHVHRVVERRNTIPILSNVLLRSDGASLEMKATDLDLEITEATPAQVEQAGATTVPAHLLYDIVRKLPDGSEVLLATNAEGTAMTVASGRSKFSLQCLPQSDFPDLTAGSFSHSFRLKATDLKMLIDRTQFAISTEETRYYLNGIFVHTVESKGELKLRAVATDGHRLARADVEAPSGSEGMPGIIIPRKTVSELQKLLDNPDLVVTVEVSDAKIRLTIGSIVMTSKLIDGTFPDYQRVIPANNDKELRVDCQSFAQAVDRVSTISSERGRAVKLALNEGQMTLTVNNPDSGSATEELPVGYEHDPLEIGFNAKYLLDITSQLTGTDAIFMLADPGSPTLVRDLAAEDALYVLMPMRV, from the coding sequence ATGCGCATTACTCTCGAGCGGTCCAACCTCCTGAAATCGCTGAACCACGTGCACCGCGTGGTCGAGCGGCGAAACACGATCCCGATCCTCTCGAACGTGCTCTTGCGTTCCGACGGTGCGAGCCTCGAGATGAAGGCGACCGACCTCGACCTCGAAATCACCGAGGCGACGCCGGCGCAGGTGGAACAGGCGGGCGCGACCACCGTGCCGGCGCATCTGCTTTACGACATCGTGCGCAAGCTGCCCGACGGTTCGGAAGTGCTGCTCGCCACCAATGCCGAAGGCACGGCAATGACCGTTGCCTCAGGCCGCTCGAAGTTCTCGCTGCAGTGCCTGCCACAGTCGGACTTCCCGGACCTGACCGCCGGCAGCTTCTCGCACTCCTTCCGCCTCAAGGCGACGGACCTCAAGATGCTGATCGATCGCACCCAGTTTGCGATCTCGACCGAGGAAACCCGCTACTATCTCAACGGCATTTTCGTACACACCGTCGAGAGCAAGGGCGAACTGAAGCTGCGCGCCGTCGCAACCGACGGCCACCGCCTTGCCCGGGCCGACGTCGAAGCGCCGTCAGGTTCCGAAGGCATGCCGGGCATCATCATCCCGCGCAAGACCGTCAGCGAACTGCAGAAGCTGCTCGACAATCCGGACCTCGTCGTCACCGTCGAGGTGTCCGATGCCAAGATCCGCCTCACCATCGGCTCCATCGTCATGACGTCGAAGCTGATCGACGGCACCTTCCCGGACTATCAGCGCGTCATCCCGGCCAATAACGACAAGGAACTGCGTGTCGATTGCCAGTCCTTCGCCCAGGCCGTCGACCGCGTTTCGACCATCTCGTCCGAGCGCGGTCGTGCCGTCAAGCTGGCGCTGAACGAAGGCCAGATGACGCTCACGGTCAACAATCCGGATTCGGGCAGTGCTACCGAAGAACTGCCCGTCGGCTACGAACACGATCCGCTCGAGATCGGCTTCAACGCCAAGTACCTGCTCGACATCACCTCGCAGCTGACCGGCACCGACGCGATCTTCATGTTGGCCGATCCGGGCTCGCCGACGCTGGTTCGGGATCTTGCTGCCGAAGACGCACTCTACGTGCTGATGCCGATGCGCGTGTAA
- a CDS encoding ABC transporter permease subunit, translating to MTTATDLLPAARGGTGTETRGRRFGAFRLFGGQSNSGGESTAKRVQFASPFLPYLFLAPQLAIIFIFFYWPSVQAIQSSFYLEDPFGFGSTFVGMTNYTDVLKSGEYLGIARFTAVFTALVTFFALSIGLLLAVKADGVIRGNAAYKTLLIWVYAIAPPVAGLIGMMFFDQHIGPIVELARWFGWDIKVGLNYFDTAFSMVVVSVWKQIPYNFIFFLSGLQGIPVSVREAAAIDCRSGFRRFWTVILPLLAPTAFFLLIINVTYALFDTFGVIDVMVKDKAANNPITLVYKVYMDGFRGNDLGGSSAQSVILMLIVFVLTIFQFRFIERRVHYN from the coding sequence ATGACGACCGCGACAGATCTCCTCCCCGCAGCGCGGGGAGGGACCGGAACTGAAACCCGGGGGCGTCGCTTCGGCGCCTTCCGGCTTTTCGGTGGCCAGTCGAATAGCGGAGGTGAAAGTACCGCCAAGCGCGTGCAGTTCGCCTCGCCGTTCCTGCCCTACCTTTTTCTCGCGCCACAGCTCGCGATCATCTTCATCTTCTTCTACTGGCCGTCGGTTCAGGCGATCCAGTCGTCCTTCTATCTCGAAGACCCCTTCGGCTTCGGCTCGACCTTCGTCGGCATGACCAACTATACGGACGTGCTGAAATCCGGCGAGTATCTCGGCATTGCCCGCTTCACCGCGGTGTTCACGGCCCTCGTCACCTTCTTCGCGCTGTCGATCGGCTTGCTGCTCGCCGTCAAGGCCGATGGCGTCATCCGCGGCAACGCGGCCTATAAGACGCTGCTGATCTGGGTCTATGCCATTGCGCCGCCGGTTGCGGGCCTGATCGGCATGATGTTCTTCGACCAGCATATCGGCCCGATCGTCGAGCTTGCCCGCTGGTTCGGCTGGGACATCAAGGTTGGCCTGAACTATTTCGACACTGCCTTTTCCATGGTGGTCGTCTCGGTCTGGAAACAGATCCCCTACAATTTCATCTTCTTCCTTTCAGGGCTGCAGGGCATTCCAGTCTCGGTGCGCGAGGCGGCGGCGATCGACTGCCGCTCCGGCTTCCGCCGCTTCTGGACGGTGATCCTGCCGCTCTTGGCGCCGACCGCTTTCTTCCTCCTGATCATCAACGTCACCTATGCGCTGTTCGACACCTTCGGCGTCATCGACGTGATGGTGAAGGACAAGGCCGCCAACAACCCGATCACCCTTGTCTACAAGGTCTACATGGACGGTTTCCGCGGCAACGATCTCGGCGGCTCTTCGGCCCAGTCGGTGATCCTGATGCTGATCGTCTTCGTGCTCACCATCTTCCAGTTCCGCTTCATCGAGCGGCGCGTGCACTACAACTGA